The Stenotrophomonas sp. BIO128-Bstrain region CAGGCCGAACGCCGGCTCCCAGAAGCGCGTCTCCAGCAGCTGCCAGGTCTCGTCCATCCACGCACGGGCCTCGTTGACGCCGGCCTTCAGCGCGCAGCTGTAGGCCAGCAGCACGAACGCCACGCCGTAGCAGTGGTTGGTCGCATCTTCGACCACCCCATCGCGCAGCGTCCAGGCGTAACCGCCGGTCGCCGGGTTGCGATGCACCTCGCGGAGGTAGCGGAGGCCGTGTTCGACCGCGGCCAGGTCCTCCGGCTTGCCGAACTCGCGGTAGGCCATCGCGTGGTTGAACACGAACCGGGTGCTGCTGACCAGATGACGGTGGCTGGCGTCGTAGACGCTGCCATCGTCACGGTAGTAATGGAAGAAACCGCCCTTGGGGTCGATTTCATGCGGCTGGTAGAACGCCATCGTCTGCGCGATATGGGCGCGCAGGAACGCGGGCGAGCGGAAATCGGGGGTCGGCGGAACCGGCGTGGTCATGCGGCGTCATCCTGTTGTTGCTGGAGCAGGTGCTGGACTTCATCACGGCTGGGCATCGCGGCGAAGGCGCCCTTGCGGGTGACCGCGAGCGCACCGACGGCCGCACCGAAACGGATCGCCTCCACCAGCGCGGCGGGGTCGTCGCAGAAGGCGGCAAAGCCCGTCCCGTCGCCACCGCGCTCGCCGATGCCGAACAGCAGCCCGCCGACAAAGGCATCGCCCGCCGCAGTGGAATCGACCGTGGTGACGCGGAAGCCGGTGAGTACGCCGTGGGTGTGGCGGGTATGCCAGCGGATCGGCGCGGCACCGTCGGTGATCACCACCGCCTGCGCCTGCGCGGCGAGCAGACGCGCGACCACGGCGGCGTCACCGCCCGGCACCGAGACCGCCAGATACTCGAGTTCTTCGCGCGAAAGCTTGACCAGATCGGCCAGCGACAGCGCTTCCCACAACCGCGGCAGCGGGTCGACACCGGTCGGCCACAGCGCCGGGCGCAGGTTGAGGTCGAGGCTGACCATCGCACCGGCCTGGCGCGCGCGGCGCATGCCCTCCAGCGTCGCCTCGGCGATCTCGGCCTCGGTCAGGCTGTTGGAGCACACATGGAAGCTGCGCGTGCCTTCAAAGCAGTTCGGATGGAAGTGCGCACTGCGGAACAGCAGGTCCGCCGCCGGCGGGCGGTAGAAGCTGAAGCTGCGCTCGCCGCTGGCATCCAGTGCCACGAACGCCAGCGCGGTCTTCGCCGCGTCGGTACGCACGATGCAGTCGGTCGCCACGCCGGCACTGGCCAGACTCTCGGCGAGGAAGTCGCCGAACATGTCCTGGCCGAGCATGCCGGCGAAATGGGTGTCCGCCCCAAGCCGCGCCGCAGCAACGGCGACGTTGGCGGGCGCACCGCCGGCATACTGCAGGAAGGCACGCGGGGTGTCCGGGGTGGCCGGTGGCTGGGCAAGTAGATCGATCAAAATCTCGCCGAAACAAACAATCTTGGACATCGTGGCCTCAAGCTCCCTGGCGGATTCCAGCGGCCGGGCGCGAGCCCCACAGGCCGTAGAAGATGATGTAGCCGTAGCACAGCAGCGGCAGGATGAAGGACGGCTGCAGGCCGATATGGTCGGCCAGCTTGCCCTGCAGGACCGGGATCAGCGCCCCGCCGACGATCGCCATGATCAGCAGGCTCGACGCCTTGGTGGTCAGCGTGCCCAGGCGTTCGATGCTCAGCGCGAAGATCGTCGGGAACATGATCGAATTGAACAGGCCGATCGCCACCACCGAGTACAACGCCACCTGCCCCTGGGTGAGCATGGTCAGCGCCAGCAGCGCCACGTTCATGCTGGCGAACAGGGTCAGCAGCAGACGCGGCGAGAAGCGGGTCATGATGGCCGAACCGGCAAAGCGGCCGATCATCGCCATCGTCCAGTACGCAGAGACGTAATGCGTGGCCTGCTGTTCGCTGAAGCCACCGATGTTCGGCAGCGACAGGTAGTTCACGAGCACGCTGCCGACCGCCACTTCCGCACCCACGTAGAAGAAGATGCCGAGCACGCCGAACCGGACGTGGCGGTGACGCAGCGCCTCCATCAGGGTGTGCTTGTCGCCGCTGTTCTGCTCGGTCGTCTCATTCAGTGCCGGCAGGCGGAACAGATAGACGAACACGGCAAGCAGGACCAGCGCGATTGCCAGGCCGACATACGGGCCCTGCACCGACTGGGCTTCCTGGGTGCGATAGGCCAGCTGTTCGGCCATCGGCAGCACATTGATCTCGTCCGCACTCTTGACGGTGTTGCCCAGGATGAGCAGGCCACCGAAGATCGGCGCGATCGCGGTCCCCAGCGAGTTCAGCGCCTGGGCCAGGGTCAGTCGGCTCGACGCCGTCTGTTCCGGACCGAGCAGCGCCACATACGGGTTGGCCGCCACCTGCAGGACAGTGATACCCGTGGCCAGCACGAACAGCGCACCCAGGAAGGCTTCATACACGCGCAGCTCGGCCGCGGGCCAGAAGCCGAGCGCGCCCACTGCCGCGATGGCAAGGCCGGCCACGATGCCGTTCTTGTAGCCCAGCCGTGCGACCAGGCGACTGGCCGGCACCGACATCAGGAAGTACGCGCCGAAGAAGGTGAACTGCACCAGCATCGCGCGGGCGTAGGTCAGATCGAACACGGCCTTCAGATGCGGGATCAGGATGTCATTGAGGCAGGTGAGGAAGCCCCACATGAAGAAGATCGTGGTCGCCACGGCCAGCGCAACGCGCGTGTTCACCACGGGCGCGGCGGAGGATGAGGATGGGAGGCGGGGCGTTGGAGAGATGGGCATTCAGGTACGCGCCTCAGTGCGCGAGCAGGTGATTGGGGGAGCCATCAGACAGTCATCGCGCCGCTGCTCTCGCGAACGCGGAGCTGGACCGGTGCAACGGTACGGGCCGGTGCGGCGTCGGGATGATCCAGACGCAGCAGCAGCAGTTCGGCTGCCTGTCGCCCGCGTTCGCGCGGGTTGACGGTCAGCGTGGTCAGCGGCGGCGATGCCACCGAGGCCTCGGAAATATCATCGAAACCGGTCACCGCGAAATCGCGGCCCGGCTGCACGCCACGCGAGGCCAGGCCCAGCATCAGACCCAGCGCGACGCTGTCGTTGTAGCAGACCGCTGCGGTCGGCACGGCATCCAGCGCGAACAGCTCGCCGGTGCGCGCGGCCGCATCCAGGCGGCTGGGCGAGGTTTCGATCAGCCACTCCGGCTGCACCGGCATGCCAGCTTCCACCAGGGCCTGCGCATAGCCGGTACGGCGCTGATGGCAGGAACTGGAGACCGCATGGCCGCCATAGAACGCGATGCGGCGGTGGCCCTGCTCGATCAGATGCCGCGTGGCCAGGTAGGCACCCTGCTGGTTGTCCAGGGTCAGGAAGTCCCAGTCGGCACCGGGCAGCTCGCGGTTGAACAGCAGCACGTTGGCGTGCCCGAGCACCTGGCGCAGCTGCCCGGCATCGCTGCCTTCGGCGGGCGACAGGATCAGCCCGGCCGGCATGTGCTCCATCAACGTCGTCAGCACTGCCTGCTGCCGCTCCGGCGATTCACCGGTGCTGCCAAGCAGGGTCACGAAGCCCTTGCCGCCCAGCGCTTCGTCCACCCCGGAGGCGAACTCGGCGAAGAACGGGTTGGACAGGTCGTTGATGACCAGCGCCACGCTGGATGAGGTACGCCGGCGCAGATTGGCCGCGCCACGGTTGTAGACATAGCGCTGGCGCCGCAGTTCGGCCTCCACCTTGGCACGGGTGTCGACATTGACCAGCGGGCTGCCACGCAGCACCAGCGAGACGGTCGCGCGCGACACGCCGATCGCTTCGGCGATGTCGGTCACGGTGACCGCGCGCGTGCCTTTGCCGGCGGGGGTGGCCTTGTCTTTCATCGGGTCGTCGGGTTCCTCAAGCAAGGTGCAAGCCTAAACGATCGCATTGACCAGCGGTCCGTGCCCGTGCCGGCGATCAGCCCCGATGGGCTGGCCACGGCACGGGCCGGTGCGTGGCTCATTCGAGCGCCGCGCCCGGGGTGGCGCAGAACGAGGCTGGCAGCGCCTCGGCCTGGGTGCCCCAGCCATTCTCCGGCGCGGTGCCGCCCAGCGCGAAGGCGATGGTGCCACCGCGCTGCAGCTGCGCCCAGTCCAGCCACACCGGCGCATGCGCGCGGCCATCGACCTGGACATTCTGGACGTACTGCAGCTTGCGGCCGTCGGCGCCCGGTGCCTTCAGGGTGAGCGTCCTGCCCTGGCCCAGATCGATCTCGGCGCGGGCGAAGCGCGGGGTATGCAGCAGGAACTCGCCGCTGCCCGGCACGGCCGGGTACAGGCCGAGTGCGCTGAACAGGTACCAGGCCGACATCGTGCCCAGGTCATCGTTGCCGGTGACCCCGTTGGGCGCGTTGGTGAACAGCTGCTGCGCGGCGCGCACCACGGTGGCGGTCTTCCACGGCTGGCCGATCAGCGTGTACATCCACGGTGCATGCAGATCCGGCTCGTTGTTCGGGTTGTAGCGGTACTGGTTGTAGTAGCTGTACGGGCCAACCACCCATTCCTTGCGTGCGGCGGTCAGCGGCGAGGTCACCAGCGCGTCGTAGGCGAAGAACGTGTCCAGGCGGCGAGCGGCCTGCTCGCGGCCGTGCATGGCCTGGACCAGGCCCGGCACGTCCTGCTGCGCCAGCCACTGGTACTGCCACGCAGTGCCTTCATGGAAGCCATGGTGCGAGCGCGGGCTGTACTTGCCATCGGCCGGCAGGTACCACGCGCCATCTTCCATGCGCGGCCGCGGGAAGCCGTTGAAATCGCCCTCCTCGTCACGCACCGACGGGTCCCACACCTTGCGCCAGTTGCGGCCACGCTCACGCAGCACGCCGGCATCGGCAGTATGACCGAGGCCATCGGCCATCTGCGCCAGCGCGCAGTCGGCCAGCGCGTATTCCAGCGTTGCCGAGCCCCCGTGGTGCGGGTCCACGTCCATGCCCTTGGAGGGGAAGGCGCGGTCGTACTGCACGTAGCCGTTGGCCAGGTAGCTCGGGTTGCCCGAACGGCCTGCATGACGCGAGTTCATCGGCGGCACCTCGAAGGCGTTCTTGCGCAGCGCGGTGTAGGCCTCGCCCTCGCGGCCGGCCAGCGCGCCGAAACGCCACAGGTCGACCAGGAACGGCGTCACCGGATCACCGGTCATTACGTTGGTTTCGAAGTTGGCATAGCCCCAGCGCGGCAGCCAACCGCCCTGCGCCTCGATGGCCAGCAGCGTGCGGCCGATGTCGCGCGCGACCTCCGGCTTGGTCAGGGCCAGCCACTGGTTCTGCGCGCGGTAGGTATCCCACAGCGAGAAGTACTCGTAGTAGGTCCAGCCGTCAGCGCGATGGATGTTGTCGTCGTAGCCACGGTAACGGCCGTCGGCATCGCTGCCGGTCAGTGGCTGCAGCAGCGCGTGGTACAGCGCGGTGTAGAGCACGGTACGGTCATCGTTGCTGCCGCCCTGCACACGCACGGCCGCCAGTTCCTTGCGCCACTGCTGCTGTGCCATCTGCCGCACCTGGTCGAAACCAAGCAGGCGGTCGCCCTGCATGCCATCGCTGCGCAGGTTGGCGCGCGCGCCTTCGGCATCCACGTGGGAGATCGCGCTGACCGCGGTCACCGCGCGGCCCTTGCCCAGGTCGAAGCTGAGCCAGGCGCCACTCGGCTTGAGCTCACCTTCCATGCCATGGCGGGCGCCGGGCAGGCCACCGCCCTCGCCCCAGGTGCCGAACGACTTGAACGGGCGGTCGAACTCGATGCGGAACCACGTGGTGTACTGATGGCCACCGCAGAAGCTCTTGGTGACCAGCTTGCCTTCCACGGCGCGGTCGCCGACCACATCGACCACGCTGCCGATCACCGAATGGCGCTCGTTGGCCTGGCCGAGGTTCACCAGCACGTGGCCGGTGCCTGCATCGGCGGCGAAGGTGTAACGCTCGGCCGCGGCACGGGTGCGTGCGGTGGCTTCGGCATCGATGCCGCCGTAGTTGGTCAGGCGCACCTTGTAGTAGCCCGCCTGCCCGACTTCGCCATCGTGGGTATAGCTGGAGGCGTAGCGCTTGTGATCGAAGCTCTTGGCGTCGTCGGTATTGAAGTCGCCGCCCGGGCCGATGCTGCCGGTCACCGGCAGGACCGAGACCTGGCCGCCCTGCTCCCAGCAGCCCGCACCGGAGAGGAAGGAATGCCCGAAACCCCGGATCTTCGGATCGTCGTAGCGCCACCCGGCGTAGTGCTCACCGATCGGGCTGACCTGGATCAGGCCGAACGGCGCCGAGGCACCCGGGAACGTATTGCCATCGTCCTTGCTGCCGATGAAGGTGTTGACCTCGCGCTCCAGCGCGGCGGGCGCGGCCTGCAGCATCAGCGGCGCGCAACTCAGCGCCAGCAGGCAGGCCAGGCCGGCGAGCGGGCGGCGGCGGGCCGGGATGGCGCCGGCGGCGGAAACGACGGAAGGACGGTGAGAAAGACGGGTCACGGACACGGACTCCTTGGCGGACGTGGCGGCAGCGCGAACCAGTGGCGGCGGGCGCCTCTAATTCCCTGGACTGGGCGACCCAATCCACACCCCGGTGAATTTAGATCGATTTAAGTAAAGCACGTGAATTTCAATCGATGCATTCTGCGCTGCAACATCGAGGACCGGTCGCCAGCACCCCGCCCTGCCCGAGCCCGCGCAGTGCCTGGCAGTGCCTGGTGCCGGGGGCCGACATTCCGCCTCATCGGCCGATATGGCGGGCTGAAGCCTCGGACCCAGCAAGGTCGCGGGATCGGCCCGGGTCAAGAGAAAGCACGCCCCGCGTCCATATTGCGGAGCAGCATGCTTCCCTCGCGCGGTCGTGCTAAAAATCCCCCGCCAAGCGTTTAGATCGATCCAACATAAAACGGTCACGATTGCCGGAAGTGGGGAGCCGGGGGACTGCCCCACGCGATGCATGCGGGACGCGCCAGGCAACTCGACGCTCGAGATAATTTGGCTCCACCCATTAGATCGATTCAAAGAATTCGTATCGCCACCGTTTCAATCCAGGAGAGGGAGAGAGTGGAATGAAGATGTCACGCATGCACCGCCGCGTTGCGTTGTCCGCGGCCATTGCCAGCGCGTTGGCCACGGCCGTCGTGCCGGCCGCGCTCGCGCAGCAAGCCACCCCGGCCACGGGTACACCCGATGCCACCACGCTCGACAGCGTGACTGTCACCGGCTACCGCTACGCCATCGAAAAGAGTCTGCAGCAGAAGCGCGACGCCAACGCCGTGGTGGAAGTCATCACCGCCGAGGACGTGGGCAAGTTCCCCGACAAGAACGTCGCCGACGCGCTGCAGCGCGTGCCTGGCGTGGTCATCGAGCGCAGCGGTGGCGAAGGCAAGACCGTCAGTGTCCGCGGCC contains the following coding sequences:
- the fucP gene encoding L-fucose:H+ symporter permease — its product is MPISPTPRLPSSSSAAPVVNTRVALAVATTIFFMWGFLTCLNDILIPHLKAVFDLTYARAMLVQFTFFGAYFLMSVPASRLVARLGYKNGIVAGLAIAAVGALGFWPAAELRVYEAFLGALFVLATGITVLQVAANPYVALLGPEQTASSRLTLAQALNSLGTAIAPIFGGLLILGNTVKSADEINVLPMAEQLAYRTQEAQSVQGPYVGLAIALVLLAVFVYLFRLPALNETTEQNSGDKHTLMEALRHRHVRFGVLGIFFYVGAEVAVGSVLVNYLSLPNIGGFSEQQATHYVSAYWTMAMIGRFAGSAIMTRFSPRLLLTLFASMNVALLALTMLTQGQVALYSVVAIGLFNSIMFPTIFALSIERLGTLTTKASSLLIMAIVGGALIPVLQGKLADHIGLQPSFILPLLCYGYIIFYGLWGSRPAAGIRQGA
- a CDS encoding carbohydrate kinase, yielding MSKIVCFGEILIDLLAQPPATPDTPRAFLQYAGGAPANVAVAAARLGADTHFAGMLGQDMFGDFLAESLASAGVATDCIVRTDAAKTALAFVALDASGERSFSFYRPPAADLLFRSAHFHPNCFEGTRSFHVCSNSLTEAEIAEATLEGMRRARQAGAMVSLDLNLRPALWPTGVDPLPRLWEALSLADLVKLSREELEYLAVSVPGGDAAVVARLLAAQAQAVVITDGAAPIRWHTRHTHGVLTGFRVTTVDSTAAGDAFVGGLLFGIGERGGDGTGFAAFCDDPAALVEAIRFGAAVGALAVTRKGAFAAMPSRDEVQHLLQQQQDDAA
- a CDS encoding LacI family DNA-binding transcriptional regulator translates to MKDKATPAGKGTRAVTVTDIAEAIGVSRATVSLVLRGSPLVNVDTRAKVEAELRRQRYVYNRGAANLRRRTSSSVALVINDLSNPFFAEFASGVDEALGGKGFVTLLGSTGESPERQQAVLTTLMEHMPAGLILSPAEGSDAGQLRQVLGHANVLLFNRELPGADWDFLTLDNQQGAYLATRHLIEQGHRRIAFYGGHAVSSSCHQRRTGYAQALVEAGMPVQPEWLIETSPSRLDAAARTGELFALDAVPTAAVCYNDSVALGLMLGLASRGVQPGRDFAVTGFDDISEASVASPPLTTLTVNPRERGRQAAELLLLRLDHPDAAPARTVAPVQLRVRESSGAMTV
- a CDS encoding GH92 family glycosyl hydrolase — its product is MLQAAPAALEREVNTFIGSKDDGNTFPGASAPFGLIQVSPIGEHYAGWRYDDPKIRGFGHSFLSGAGCWEQGGQVSVLPVTGSIGPGGDFNTDDAKSFDHKRYASSYTHDGEVGQAGYYKVRLTNYGGIDAEATARTRAAAERYTFAADAGTGHVLVNLGQANERHSVIGSVVDVVGDRAVEGKLVTKSFCGGHQYTTWFRIEFDRPFKSFGTWGEGGGLPGARHGMEGELKPSGAWLSFDLGKGRAVTAVSAISHVDAEGARANLRSDGMQGDRLLGFDQVRQMAQQQWRKELAAVRVQGGSNDDRTVLYTALYHALLQPLTGSDADGRYRGYDDNIHRADGWTYYEYFSLWDTYRAQNQWLALTKPEVARDIGRTLLAIEAQGGWLPRWGYANFETNVMTGDPVTPFLVDLWRFGALAGREGEAYTALRKNAFEVPPMNSRHAGRSGNPSYLANGYVQYDRAFPSKGMDVDPHHGGSATLEYALADCALAQMADGLGHTADAGVLRERGRNWRKVWDPSVRDEEGDFNGFPRPRMEDGAWYLPADGKYSPRSHHGFHEGTAWQYQWLAQQDVPGLVQAMHGREQAARRLDTFFAYDALVTSPLTAARKEWVVGPYSYYNQYRYNPNNEPDLHAPWMYTLIGQPWKTATVVRAAQQLFTNAPNGVTGNDDLGTMSAWYLFSALGLYPAVPGSGEFLLHTPRFARAEIDLGQGRTLTLKAPGADGRKLQYVQNVQVDGRAHAPVWLDWAQLQRGGTIAFALGGTAPENGWGTQAEALPASFCATPGAALE